The following proteins are co-located in the Dromiciops gliroides isolate mDroGli1 chromosome 2, mDroGli1.pri, whole genome shotgun sequence genome:
- the LOC122739122 gene encoding helicase with zinc finger domain 2-like — MDQDYVYRGGKGGPSCLGTNITLGLFTEGKLLTLSPLEKKDLVSDYAPLGVLNLGKKLILKTSYLNDLAPLLPTDLMFLEYKGVLPGISGYFIASSTILGQAVLSRQKVLLDELQSQLELLVGCSVCTKPLDNTTYVWHIIDHHCPGEILLARAKGTPPYQGWRKVRRRPIFPKPRHYEECHYYRRETGCRRHNQCTFASSPEEAVVWTFERQNYIPRLWLKAEVKNSLYHWTPRSQRTVEKIWAEFGGYFQEICKACFENCPPRVTHWGPNRVCPEHCSSGCILVHVTSEDQLVEIRPKPLRRGLLLEYCMVVSRGQPCQQGAANCSYAHSHVEMAVWEAEASDYLSRPDLIRATLESGGRTRASGVDGSGDGSPDSSAQIQLSCQACHVTLGSQENFKNHCSSQEHKLRVSYAQGALWEHRPPSITVSEFKLCPRQGRCPYRDGCTKAHSLGELQEWILRALTMQMTEDSAWKHGLLFFQDQFFREHPDSGNEVLVRSRSVRDITIHYGQPLQCQEEDKKSHRRWKFIIHSKGQRPLKSVALLKQHMGAMFSLVGPGLPPGQFCAQGSRFRVHDAAVMTFHVEVHVECIATGSYDQWVAFDFGRRPVLIQKLHVQVGQKEVPEMLPTCIQDHGCLLKMIHWHSGTRCVVPSVARTAEEVNLLAKYNVSSQEMNNYKSMASTQIPITLANYRDRMHQFLYVEEEAQQQLMDRLNLQVEGRLSSKVQTSAMGMKFEAQEKSLVTGRIPCSLTLDTDQGSLLSRAISTAYVAPIPAPDNCVYEVQVKVKTTLEQNVWLLLPSHCCSALGLKDGDSQLMEIQFQIDRIVFGRWHQAIDTLHDVRVVLPDIAACSLPSLTLPTQDIICNVKQKQAISYITGTASGKRQVPPLLIYGPFGTGKTYTLAWASLEVIKQPNTKVLICTHTESAADVYIREYFHAYVTAGHPEVMPLRVKLTEDFHETDPAALQYCCLSEDRCSFRFPTQDELEQHPIIITTATSSRNLGVPPGFFSHILIDEAAQMLECEAIMPLAYATQDTRIALAGDHMQSTSKLFSVGNRKSADHSLFNRLFQYYQRETHQLASQCRIIFHENYRTTKAIISFVFHNFYGTNKIPVEDSGIPEHPWQYPLLLCYVSGTPEKDSSMTSWLNNAEIVEVIKRVQEFYQGWVYQWGSPDQKQICVVSHGSQVKKLKEELRKKQLGEVVVENFENVSGREFRVVIISTVHTQDSLLSNSATHLEFFNEPQLLNTVMTRAQSQLVVVGDLRALCAFGHCREIWKNFIQKTFEQGNVLPSFLKMKDMEQSSLLRLTWINRLNPGAAVREDFLEKEDNHNVITSQMSDTELSGDDPLLQELLDEGKKCGRKSI; from the exons ATGGACCAAGACTATGTGTACAGAGGGGGCAAGGGTGGGCCATCATGCCTTGGAACAAACATCACTTTGGGTCTTTTCACTGAAGGGAAGCTCCTGACACTGTCACCCTTGGAAAAGAAAGACTTGGTTAGTGATTATGCTCCCCTGGG GGTTTTGAATTTGGGAAAGAAACTGATCTTGAAGACCAGTTACCTTAATGACCTTGCTCCATTGCTGCCAACTGACCTAATGTTTCTGGAGTATAAAGGAGTTTTACCTGGAATCTCTGGCTATTTCATTGCCAGCTCCACCATCCTGGGGCAAGCGGTGCTGTCCAGGCAAAAGGTGCTTCTGGATGAGCTGCAGAGCCAGTTGGAGCTTCTCGTTGGCTGCTCAGTCTGTACCAAGCCATTGGATAACACCACCTATGTATGGCATATCATAGATCACCATTGTCCTGGTGAGATCCTCCTTGCAAGAGCCAAGGGAACTCCTCCATACCAAGGGTGGAGGAAGGTTCGACGTAGGCCCATCTTCCCCAAGCCCAGACACTATGAAGAGTGCCACTACTACAGACGTGAGACAGGCTGCAGGAGACATAACCAGTGCACATTTGCCAGCAGTCCAGAGGAAGCAGTGGTCTGGACTTTTGAGAGGCAGAACTACATTCCCAGATTATGGCTAAAAGCTGAAGTAAAGAACAGCTTGTACCACTGGACCCCCAGGAGCCAGAGAACAGTTGAGAAAATTTGGGCAGAATTTGGAGGCTATTTTCAGGAAATCTGTAAGGCCTGCTTTGAGAACTGCCCTCCACGAGTGACCCACTGGGGTCCAAACCGGGTGTGCCCAGAGCATTGCTCTTCTGGCTGCATTCTGGTACATGTAACGAGTGAGGACCAGCTAGTGGAGATCAGGCCTAAGCCCCTGAGAAGAGGTCTCTTACTAGAATATTGTATGGTTGTGTCTCGAGGACAGCCGTGTCAGCAGGGGGCTGCCAACTGTAGCTATGCTCATAGCCATGTAGAGATGGCAGTGTGGGAAGCTGAGGCTAGTGACTACTTGTCTCGACCTGACTTGATTCGAGCCACATTGGAGTCTGGAGGAAGGACCAGGGCCAGTGGAGTGGATGGCAGTGGTGATGGGAGTCCAGATTCTTCAGCCCAGATCCAACTGTCCTGCCAGGcctgccatgtgaccttgggctctcAAGAGAATTTCAAGAATCACTGCTCCTCCCAAGAGCACAAACTGAGAGTATCCTATGCCCAGGGGGCCCTATGGGAGCATCGACCCCCCAGCATCACAGTCAGTGAATTCAAACTGTGCCCCAG ACAGGGTAGATGTCCCTACAGAGATGGATGCACCAAAGCACACTCTCTAGGAGAGCTGCAGGAATGGATTCTTCGGGCACTGACCATGCAGATGACAGAAGACTCAGCCTGGAAGCATGGACTCCTCTTCTTCCAGGACCAGTTTTTCCGTGAACACCCAGACAGTGGCAATGAAGTGCTGGTG AGATCTAGGTCTGTACGTGACATAACCATTCACTATGGCCAGCCCTTACAGTGCCAGGAAGAGGACAAGAAATCACACCGCCGTTGGAAATTTATCATCCATTCCAAG GGCCAACGACCACTGAAATCTGTAGCCCTCCTCAAACAGCATATGGGAGCAATGTTCTCCTTGGTGGGTCCTGGGCTTCCACCAGGACAGTTTTGTGCCCAAGGCTCAAGGTTCCGGGTGCATGATGCTGCAGTGATGACCTTCCATGTGGAGGTACATGTGGAGTGTATCGCCACTGGCAGTTACGATCAGTGGGTGGCCTTTGACTTTGGACGACGGCCTGTCCTAATACAGAAGCTACACGTGCAGGTAGGCCAGAAGGAGGTCCCTGAAATGCTGCCCACCTGTATCCAAGACCACGGTTGTCTACTGAAGATGATCCACTGGCATAGTGGGACTCGTTGTGTGGTGCCCAGTGTAGCCAGGACAGCTGAGGAGGTGAACCTACTAGCCAAATACAATGTGAGCTCCCAAGAAATGAACAACTACAAGTCGATGGCTTCGACCCAGATCCCTATAACTCTGGCCAACTATCGGGACAGGATGCACCAATTCTTGTATGTGGAGGAGGAGGCTCAGCAACAGCTGATGGACAG ACTGAACCTTCAGGTGGAAGGCAGATTGTCCTCCAAGGTGCAGACCTCAGCAATGGGCATGAAGTTTGAAGCACAAGAGAAATCACTTGTCACAGGACGAATTCCTTGCTCCCTGACACTGGACACAGACCAGGGCTCCTTGCTAAGCAGGGCCATTAGCACTGCTTATGTGGCACCTATCCCTGCCCCTGACAACTGTGTATATGAAGTTCAGGTGAAGGTCAAGACCACTTTGGAGCAAAATGTGTGGCTCCTACTGCCAAGCCACTGCTGTTCTGCTTTGGGACTTAAGGATGGAGATTCTCAGCTTATGGAAATCCAGTTTCAAATTGACAGAATAGTCTTTGGGAGGTGGCATCAAGCCATCGACACACTCCATGATGTGAGAGTGGTGTTACCTGACATAGCTGCCTGCTCTCTGCCTTCTTTGACTCTGCCTACCCAGGATATCATCTGTAATGTAAAACAGAAGCAGGCCATCTCCTACATCACAGGCACAGCCAGTGGGAAGAGACAAGTGCCTCCACTGCTCATTTACGGCCCATTTGGGACAGGCAAGACATATACACTAGCCTGGGCCTCGCTGGAGGTGATCAAACAGCCAAATACCAAGGTGTTGATCTGTACCCACACCGAGAG TGCTGCTGATGTTTACATCCGGGAGTACTTTCATGCCTATGTCACAGCTGGACACCCTGAGGTCATGCCCCTGAGGGTCAAGCTCACTGAGGACTTCCATGAGACAGACCCAGCCGCACTGCAGTACTGCTGCCTCTCAGAAGACAGGTGTTCCTTCCGCTTCCCAACACAGGATGAGCTTGAGCAGCACCCCATTATTATCACTACCGCCACCTCATCCCGAAACCTTGGTGTGCCACCTGGCTTTTTTTCCCACATCCTCATTGATGAGGCTGCTCAGATGTTAGAGTGTGAAGCCATAATGCCACTGGCTTATGCGACCCAAGACACACGCATTGCCTTGGCTGGGGACCACATGCAAAGCACCTCCAAACTCTTCAGTGTGGGGAACAGGAAGTCTGCTGACCATTCACTATTTAATCGGCTGTTCCAGTACTACCAGCGGGAGACTCACCAATTGGCTTCCCAGTGCAGGATCATCTTCCATGAAAACTACCGTACCACCAAAGCCATCATTTCCTTTGTGTTTCACAATTTTTATGGGACCAACAAAATCCCTGTTGAGGATAGTGGAATCCCTGAACATCCCTGGCAGTACCCACTTTTGTTGTGCTATGTGTCTGGTACTCCTGAGAAAGATAGCTCAATGACATCATGGTTAAACAATGCTGAAATAGTGGAGGTCATTAAGAGGGTGCAGGAATTCTATCAAGGATGGGTCTACCAATGGGGCAGCCCTGATCAGAAGCAAATTTGTGTTGTGTCTCATGGTTCTCAG GTAAAAAAACTGAAGGAGGAACTGAGGAAGAAGCAACTGGGAGAAGTGGTAGTAGAGAATTTTGAAAATGTGTCAG GTCGTGAGTTCCGAGTAGTCATCATCAGCACTGTACATACCCAGGACAGCCTGCTCAGCAACTCAGCCACCCACTTGGAATTTTTCAATGAGCCCCAACTACTTAACACAGTGATGACCAGGGCCCAATCACAGCTGGTTGTCGTAGGTGATCTCAGAGCTCTATGTGCCTTTGGACACTGCAGAGAGATATGGAAGAACTTTATTCAAAAGACATTTGAGCAAGGCAATGTGCTTCCTTCATTCCTCAAAATGAAAGACATGGAACAAAGTTCCTTGCTGCGATTGACCTGGATAAACAGACTGAACCCTGGGGCTGCAGTCAGGGAGGACTTCTTAGAGAAGGAGGATAATCACAATGTCATTACTTCCCAGATGTCTGACACTGAACTCAGTGGTGATGACCCTCTGTTGCAGGAGTTGCtggatgaaggaaaaaaatgtggcaGAAAGAGTATCTGA